The genomic segment CAACAGAGACGTGAGGAATCCAAGTTTTGGAGAGACGGAATGTTGGAGATCAAGGATCTCATCTTCTTTAATACAGGAGATGACCAATTTTCGAAGGTTGGTCAGCCTCAAGAGGGAGGACAGCAACTCTTTTCCATCTTCTCTTCTCAGCTTTGTGATGGCTAATCGTCGCAATTGCGTTAGCTTTCCAATCTCCCTTACTATTTTATCACTGTCTGCTTCTATACCAAACAAATCCTCCAAACAAACAAGCTTTCCAATTCCATCTGGAGATTTGCAGCCCCAAACTGCATACTCATTTGAATAATCACCCACTCCACCTAAGCAAAGACAACGGAGTTTTCTTAGATTTAGAATATCCGCAGGCAACTCTGTTACATTCGTTCCTATCAGATCTATAACTTCAAGGTTTTGAAGCTTCCCAATAGATTTTGGAATAATTTTAACTCCAGTTCCACTGAGATTAAGATACCTGAGATGAAATAGTTTGAAGACTTGCTTTGGGATGTTGTCCAATTCAGCTCCATGCAAATCCAACACCTTTAGCAACTTGGGATCACCACTTAAGAACTCGGATAAAAATGTAGTTGTGAAAGGATCTTCATACCCAAATATTGCCACAGACCGAAGACACTTTAAGCCACTAAATTCTTGTGGATTATCAGTGAAGTTGTGGATTGCTAGGTGTCGAACTTTTGTAGGCCATCTTGTGTAATATCTGGTGGCCACAGTCGTGAAGTCCTGCTCTTTGGATTTTGAAACAATGATTTCACGTAGAAAATCATGGAGACCACATGTTTCCAATCTGCCATCGGCAAATGAGGATTTAACTTGGATTAAGCTTCTGTTGATGAGTTCTTTCATATATCTCATAGCAATATCAGTGGATgttattctttctttctcttctacAAATCCTAGTGCAATCCATTTCAGAAGTATATCATCCACATCAATTGGATAATCTTCAGGGTAGATGCTTAGATATAATAGGCAGCTTTTAAGATAGTAAGGCAAATCATTGTAGCTAAGTAAGAGTACCCTTTTAATCCTGTCAAGCTTACCACTGCCATCTGCCTCGCCGCCAAAACCATGAAGAATCATCTCCCATTCATCTGTCTTTTCCATGTCCTTCAGAGCCAAAACACCACCTATTGCAACAATTGCAAGCGGTAGGCCCTCAcattttttcaatatttttttagCAACTTCTTCTAGATTTGGAGGGCAGTCATTGCTCTGAAATGTTCTATTGCAAAATAGAGTCCAAGACTCTTTATCAGTAAGAGGCTTCATCTTATAGATGAAGTCAAGTGATCCTAAACAAGACGCAGAAGCTACATCAGCTATTCGTGTTGTCAACACAACACGACTAGTGATATTGCAGTCAGGCAATACACATTTGATAGCTTCCCAGGCATCTATACTCCACACATCATCAAGGACAATAATGTACCTTCTTTCTTGGAGGAAGTCTTTGACAAATTCACTCAGCGTAAGAACATCCATGGATTCCACTTGGGGAGGGACCGGCTGTCTGATTTCGTTGTACAATTGTTGGATCAGGTTCTTGATGATGACGCTGAactgaaaattttgagaaacaGTTATCCAGGCATGGCTCTGAAATTGTTTCTTCACTGCAGCACCATCGTAGACTTTTTTCACCAGGGTAGTCTTCCCGAGTCCGCCCATTCCCACAACCGAAACTACTTTCAATTGGGAATGGTCATCAAGGATTTTTGAGATGAGCTCTGCTTTTGGCTTATCAATCCCAACAAGTTGAGCTTCTTCAATGAAGAGTGATTGAGCACGAATGTCAAAATCTGCATTCACCTGACGGGAAGAGCTGAAGCGCCTTTCATGAGTACCATATAGGGACTGGTACCTCTGATGCCTTGCTGAAATCTCTCCAACTCTGGCCTTGATGTCTTTTATCTCCAAAGAAATTTGATGGCGAGCTTTCAGATTCTTCATTGAGTTATAGATCTTTCCAACCTTGCCACAGAATCCATCCATGTAACCACGAGCAAAGCGGAAGGTAAAATCATCGAGAACATCCTCTGTATCATAAGCAACTTCTCGAacctgatttagccattcttggAGTTGAGAATCATTATTGTCTTCCTTTGCTTCAGCTTCTCTGAGGAAAGCCTTCATGCTCCCGAGTTCATCATTGATGAATTGAACATCTGATTTAAGCCCCCCCGAAAGTGTGATCTCTTGGGAAAGCAAGGTTGAGAGCTGTTTAATCAAAAAACCTACGACACTCTCTGCCATGATGCTCAATCAAATTTCTCAAGAGTCGACAGGCCAAGACTTCACAGTGGCAAATGATCAGTAGAAAAAGGAAGGTACCTTATCGCTGCTTTTTGTGATGCTGTCTGTCTCTTCCAGTAATGCTTTCCAGAGTGCAAAGGACGATTCAATAGTCTCCATGGGCCATAGTCAAAAGTTTCCCATTAATTTTTGCAAGTGGCCTTCCCCACCCATCCCCATCTACATAATTTATATTTTAGGAATATAAGAATTTGCCAAAGGaatataatttatatgtttTGGTACTCAATATTTGACTTGTATATCAAACTGATCCCGAATATTTTAGCCAAAATAAATCTATTCtccaaattttttgattttgactttaCATTTTTAGTTCCTAATGTTTGAGGTTATGATCGATATGGTCCCTTTAGTTTCAAGTAGTCATAGCCAGCGgctttaaaatgaaaaaaaaaataggtgaATTGAATTATAAATGTGGCAAATGCCTTCATAAATCcctataaaatttcataaaaacaCTTTATGTCAACGCAATAGCATCGTTAACGTTGAACTTAaagagttttattttttttttggataagttACAATCGTATGACAATagatatacataatatataaaataaaaagaaaggagaattctagtattaatataaaatttattagcAGTCAAACTAGTCTACTACACAAGTTCTTGCTTGAATTGCGCATAGCGTTCTTAATTTGTTAGAGTTAGGAATTGTAATTATAAAAACTAGTAACATAAATACCAATATGAAGTGTTTTTACTCATTATGGTTAATTATCAATTAATTACTAAT from the Coffea arabica cultivar ET-39 chromosome 11e, Coffea Arabica ET-39 HiFi, whole genome shotgun sequence genome contains:
- the LOC113719146 gene encoding disease resistance protein RPM1-like isoform X2 produces the protein MAESVVGFLIKQLSTLLSQEITLSGGLKSDVQFINDELGSMKAFLREAEAKEDNNDSQLQEWLNQVREVAYDTEDVLDDFTFRFARGYMDGFCGKVGKIYNSMKNLKARHQISLEIKDIKARVGEISARHQRYQSLYGTHERRFSSSRQVNADFDIRAQSLFIEEAQLVGIDKPKAELISKILDDHSQLKVVSVVGMGGLGKTTLVKKVYDGAAVKKQFQSHAWITVSQNFQFSVIIKNLIQQLYNEIRQPVPPQVESMDVLTLSEFVKDFLQERRYIIVLDDVWSIDAWEAIKCVLPDCNITSRVVLTTRIADVASASCLGSLDFIYKMKPLTDKESWTLFCNRTFQSNDCPPNLEEVAKKILKKCEGLPLAIVAIGGVLALKDMEKTDEWEMILHGFGGEADGSGKLDRIKRVLLLSYNDLPYYLKSCLLYLSIYPEDYPIDVDDILLKWIALGFVEEKERITSTDIAMRYMKELINRSLIQVKSSFADGRLETCGLHDFLREIIVSKSKEQDFTTVATRYYTRWPTKVRHLAIHNFTDNPQEFSGLKCLRSVAIFGYEDPFTTTFLSEFLSGDPKLLKVLDLHGAELDNIPKQVFKLFHLRWSG
- the LOC113719146 gene encoding disease resistance protein RPM1-like isoform X1, which translates into the protein MAESVVGFLIKQLSTLLSQEITLSGGLKSDVQFINDELGSMKAFLREAEAKEDNNDSQLQEWLNQVREVAYDTEDVLDDFTFRFARGYMDGFCGKVGKIYNSMKNLKARHQISLEIKDIKARVGEISARHQRYQSLYGTHERRFSSSRQVNADFDIRAQSLFIEEAQLVGIDKPKAELISKILDDHSQLKVVSVVGMGGLGKTTLVKKVYDGAAVKKQFQSHAWITVSQNFQFSVIIKNLIQQLYNEIRQPVPPQVESMDVLTLSEFVKDFLQERRYIIVLDDVWSIDAWEAIKCVLPDCNITSRVVLTTRIADVASASCLGSLDFIYKMKPLTDKESWTLFCNRTFQSNDCPPNLEEVAKKILKKCEGLPLAIVAIGGVLALKDMEKTDEWEMILHGFGGEADGSGKLDRIKRVLLLSYNDLPYYLKSCLLYLSIYPEDYPIDVDDILLKWIALGFVEEKERITSTDIAMRYMKELINRSLIQVKSSFADGRLETCGLHDFLREIIVSKSKEQDFTTVATRYYTRWPTKVRHLAIHNFTDNPQEFSGLKCLRSVAIFGYEDPFTTTFLSEFLSGDPKLLKVLDLHGAELDNIPKQVFKLFHLRYLNLSGTGVKIIPKSIGKLQNLEVIDLIGTNVTELPADILNLRKLRCLCLGGVGDYSNEYAVWGCKSPDGIGKLVCLEDLFGIEADSDKIVREIGKLTQLRRLAITKLRREDGKELLSSLLRLTNLRKLVISCIKEDEILDLQHSVSPKLGFLTSLLLKGRLERVPQWVTSLQSLRILQLDNSRLGEDENAMGSLGHLPNLVSLILYRAYEGETICFKVGGFRKLQDLELGQLTRLKWVRVEEESMPSLRKLRLGGCKLMQELPSGIQNLTRLEYLGFFEMSDELMHKVQNLDKRSEDYQTISHIPQVVIGHWIDGRWEGTFL